AAATCTTATTAACCCGAAGAGGTAAAGTGCCAGTCCTAATGCAATTACAATCCATATCGCAATGAAGAGTTCTCTTTTTAATAAGAATGTTTTAGACACCAAATCTGCCTTAGACAGGAATTTAAGTGCTAAAGCCAGTTCTACAAACCCAAGAACCACTTTTACAGTATTCATCCACCCTCCGGATTTCGGAAGACTTTGTAAAGCCTGCGGGAATAAAGCCAGCAATCCGAAAACGATAGCCCATGCCAACCCGAATCCAGCCAATGCAAATGTAAGCAGCATTGAAACGTTTGCAGATCCTGTAACAGCACTTCCAAGCAAACTTCCCAGGATAGGTCCGGTACATGAAAAAGAAACAATAACCAAGGTTAATGCCATGAAGAAAATACCGATAATTCCACCTGCTTCTTCCGCTTTTGAAGATTTGTTGGCAATAGAGCTGGGTAATGTGATATCATAATATCCGAAGAAACTTCCTGCGAAGAAGATGAATATGATAAAGAAGGCAATATTAAGCCATACGCTTGTAGAAATTTCATTGAAAATATTCCCGGCAATTCCATCAATTAAATGGAAAGGAAGACTTAATAGCACAAAGATCAGAAGAATGAAAAATCCATAGATCAATGCATCTCTTTTGCCTTTTGCTTTGTTTTTTGTTCCTTTTGTAAAGAAAGAAACCGTTAGGGGGATCATAGGGAAAACACATGGTGTCAGTAAGGCGATCAAACCTCCTATGAATCCTAAGAATAAATAAGTCCAGTAGTTTTCACCTACTTTTTCCGTTGCTGTTCCGCAATCCGTTAAAGGTTTCTGGAAATCAATGGTTGCTATTTTTAACTGTTTAGGATCCAGTTTTGAAGCTTCTGCAACTTTCACTTCTCCTTTTACAGGATCAGCCACAATGGTTTCTACATCTTTTACTGAGTCTTTTGGGGCTTCGGTTTTTTCTTGTGTTGCTTCTTCAGTAGCTCCTTTTGGTGTTACTTTCTGGTTGAATTCCAGGGTGTTCGGGGCAAGACAAACTCTGTCGTCACAGGTTTGATAGGTTATTTCAGAGATAACATCTGCGGGCTTCGTAGGATCTTTTAATTTGAATTTCTGTTTAAAACCGGCTGAATTGGAATAAAAAACAATTGTCCCTCCAAAAGCCTCCGAAAATTCTTCATGTTTCTTACCCACTTCGGTAAACTTTCCGATCAGCTCAATATTTTTCCCCGAAACTTTATATTCAGTAGGAATTCCCGTATCTTCAGGAAGGTCTTTGGAGTAAATATGCCAGCCGCTCTCCATCGTAGCATTTAAAACAGCTTCATATTGGTTATTTCCCAGATCATTGACCGTAAACTTAAACTTTACAGGATTCTTGATCTGTGCATTAATTCCTGCTGCTAAAAACAGCAATACTACTAAAAACCAGTTTCTAAATTTCATTTTTTCTTTTCATTAAAATTTTGAGAATACGTTGCGTTTTCTCATCATTTGCATATCGCCTGTCCTGTCTGAAAGGTATAATTCCGAGTACAGAATTGTTGCTGTCGCACAGGATCCAGATTTTTGGCCTCGCTAAAATAGATAATTTTTCGTCCCTAAAAAACTTGGAAACTTTCTTTTTCCCTGAAAATCCTGCCGGATAAAACTCGTCACCATCCTGCTGTTTTCTTAATCGCAGTGGGAACTGAAGTTTCGCGGCATCAAAATACCATTCAAAACTGTTATTGATTCCTTCAATATTTTCAATCGTATTTTCAAGGCTGATGCTCATCTGGTTTTTAGAGAAATCAAAATTCTCAGCCAGAAGAATTTCATGTACGGTTTCCTGTTTTTTATCTTTATTGATGAAAATTAACTCATCACGGTTGATTATGAGCTGGTAATCTTTTGAAAAAAAAGAACTGCCGTTTTCCGAACTGAAGATTTTGGGAATTTCCTCTTCCTGATCGAACCCGTATTTCTTTAAAATTTCAAACTGTACAAAAGCACTTTCCTTGCTCAGTTTGTCTTTTGATAAGATTTTATGCTCCGGGTTAAATAAAGTAATCTTGTTTTCAATCTCTGCGATCTGTTTTTCTACAAAATCTCTGGTTTGATTTAAATAAGAAGAACTCTTTTTAAAATTTTCAAGGAAATGCTCGTTTGTTTCTAAGAGGCCGGGAACTATTTCGTTCCTGATTTTATTTCTTAAATAATCATTTTTTTTGTTGGAGAGATCTTCCCTGAAATGAATCCCGTTTTCTTCAGCGTATTCGTAAATTTCTTTTTTTGAAAAATGTAAAAGCGGACGCAGTACATTGTTCCTGTCTGCCGGAATTCCACTCAGTCCATTGATCCCGGAAGCTTTGGAAAGATTGATGATGAAGGTCTCCAGCTGGTCATTCAGATGATGGGCGGTAACAAGAAATTCAAGGTTTTCCTGCTCCCGGATTTCTCTGAAAAAACTGTAACGGATTTCCCTTGCCCAAAGCTGGATAGAGTTTTCAGGCTTTTTATCTTTTTCCGAAACCTGGTAAAGATGAAACGGAACATGATTTTTCTCACAAAAATCCTGAACCGTCTTCTGATCCAGATCGGAATCTTCACCTCTGAGTCTGTAATTGATGTGCGCCACCTGGTAGGTAAACCCTAAACACTGAAAAAGAGAGGCCAGAACCATTGAATCGGCACCACCACTTACAGCCAGAAGATAGCTGTGATTTTCCGGATTCCTGACAAGCTTTTCAAGCTGATTTTTAAAACTGAATTTTTCCAAGAGGTATGCTGAAGATTTCTTTTATGCAAAGATAATCCATAAAATTCAATTCAATTTTCCTAACTTTGATTCGTCTAAAAATGATTACATATGAAGATTATTAAAATTTTAGGAATTGCTGCAATGGCGTTGGGGCTGACTTCTTGTGTCAGTAAAAAGCAGTATGATGCATTAAGTTCAAACTATAAGCAATGTATTGAAAATATCGGGGAAAGACAAAGAGAGATCCAGGATTTAAAATCTCAGAACTCTGCATTGTCAGGTGAAAATAATCTTTTAAAAAGCCAGCACGATGCTTTAAAATCATCTTTGGATGCGTGCCTTGCAAATACAGGAAAAAGCTCTGCTAATATTGATAAACTGGTTGGAGAGATCAATGCTTCAAACTCATATATCAAACAGCTGATCTCAAGTAATGCTAAAAATGACAGTTTGAATCTTGCGCTGTCTAACAAGCTTAAAAGATCTCTTGATAATGTAGCTGACGATGATGTACAGGTGAAAGTATTGAAAGGAGTGGTAATGATCTCACTTTCAGACAAAATGTTATATAAAACAGGTGATTACAATATATTGCCTGCTGCTCAGGAAGTTTTAGGGAAAGTAGCTAAAGTAATTAATGATTATGATAAATACTCTGTACTGATTGAAGGTAATACAGATAATGCTCCTTTAAGCTCTCCTAATCTGCCAAGAGATAACTGGGATCTTTCTGCATTGAGAGGTACGGCTATTGCTAAGGTACTTCAGACTCAATTTGGAGTGGATCCTGCAAGAATTACCGCAGGAGGACGTTCTGAATACAATCCTAAAGCAACCAACATGAGTGTTTCGGGAAGAGCAGAAAACAGGAGAACGGAAATCATCATTATGCCGAAGCTTGATGAATTCATGAAGTTAATGGATATTACTCCTAAGAAATAACTGAACATACAGATAAAAATAAATCCCGAAGTCATTCGGGATTTATTTTTTTACTCAAATTAATTCTTCTTTTTTCAATAATGAAATAATCCGATGAAAAAATGAGTTGGATATTTCTGCTTTAGTTTTTTTGGACGAAGAATCCGCCTTGCCTTTCGGCCCTGCGGTCTTCTGATTCTCTGTGTTAATTAGTTTTCCCCCTGCATTCATTTTCTTTTTTCTTTAGTGTTTTTACCCCTTGTTCTTATGCAAATGTATAACTATGATTCCGGAAAAAACATCCGTATTTTTACGGTATTTTCTACAGTGTTTTTCCGGGAGTTTTTCCGGAAAATAGGTATGGATAAATAATTTTTCCTTATATTTAAGTACCTTTGAATAACGTAAATAATTGCAGTATGAGCTTTTTTGAAGAAAAAAATCCGGAAATGGACAGGTATCTGGAAACACATGCTTCCTCGGAACCTGAAATTCTGAAAAAACTGAGAAGAGAGACCTATCAGAAAACCACACAGCCGCATATGATATCAGGATATCAGCAGGGAAGGCTTTTAACCATTATTTCCCAGATGATACAGCCTGAAAACATACTGGAAATTGGGACTTTTACAGGATATGCCACACTTTGCCTCACAACAGGACTGGCTAAAAACGGACGAATTACAACTCTGGATGTGAATGAAGATCTTGCTTACCTGCCGAAAAAATATTTTGAAGAGAGTGAATATGCAGCACAGATTGATTTTAAGCTTCAGGATGCTAAAGAATTCTTAAGAGAGACTGATGAAATTTTTGATCTGGTCTTTATAGATGCTGATAAAGAAAATTATGCAGAATATTTCAGACTTATCAAGCCCAGAACAAAATCAGGGTCGGTAGTTATGTTTGATAATGTTTTATGGTACGGAAAAGTGCTGGAAGAAAATCCTAAACAGAAATCTACACAGGTTATTAAAGAACTGAATGATTTGATCGCAAAAGACGATGATTTTGAAAATCTTATTTTACCTTTGCGGGATGGAGTAAACTTCCTTCGCAGGAAGTAATAAAATATTTAAAGATTAAAAACAGTAAAGATTTTTACAGGCTGTAATTTTTTAATCATTAAATTATTCAATCTTTTAATTTTAACGAATGGATAAAGGAATTTGCAATGTTACAGTAGCACCCGTTCGCGCAGAAAATTCTGATAAGGCGGAAATTGTTACGGAAATACTGTTTGGAGAAAGCGCTGATATTCTGGAGGTAAATAAAAACTGGACCAGGATAAAAATGCATTATGACGGATATGAAGGATGGATGGATACCAAACAGCTGAAGCCTGTAACAGACGAAGAACTGGCTGAAAGAAAAGTTACCGTAGTTACTGAAGATTTTTCCTCAGTACTGATGAATGACGGAAAAATCCTTTTATCCATGGGTTCCGAGGTGGAATTTCCTGTTGTGGCTTCAAGAAGAAGTCATGATCTTCGTGAAAGTATAGCTTTAACGGCAAAAGAATTCCTTAATGTACCTTATTTATGGGGTGGTAAAAGCTTTTTTGCTATAGACTGCTCAGGTTTTACGCAGCTTGTTTATAAAATTCATGATATTAAATTACCGAGAGATACTTATCAGCAGGCAGAAGTAGGAGAGCCTTTGACTTTTGTTGAGGAAAGCCAGCCCGGCGATTTAGCTTTCTTTGAAAATCCTGAAGGCAGAATCATTCACGTAGGAATTATGCTCGACAATCAGAGAATCATTCACGCTTCAGGAAAAGTGAGAATAGATACCCTTGATTCTACCGGGATCTTTAACAAAGAAATGAATAAACATACCCATAAACTGAGAGTGATTAAAAACGTACTTTAGTTTCACAAATGGGACGGATTTTACTCCCGGTATTCCTTTGATGAAAATGTGAAACCAAAAGTACATCTGTCTACGGTTATTTTATCAGTTATCGGAACTTTAATCATCGTTTTTGTTTTAGCAGGCTTATTCAAATGATACAATCTAAAAATAATTCAGAACATTATACTTGGGGAAACGGTTGTGACAGCTGGGTTCTGAACAATTCGCAAAACCTTTCCGTAAAACAGGAAAAAATGCCCGCAGGAACTGCTGAAAAAATGCATTTTCACGCAAGGGCAGAACAGGTTTTTTATATT
The genomic region above belongs to Chryseobacterium shigense and contains:
- a CDS encoding OmpA family protein; translated protein: MKIIKILGIAAMALGLTSCVSKKQYDALSSNYKQCIENIGERQREIQDLKSQNSALSGENNLLKSQHDALKSSLDACLANTGKSSANIDKLVGEINASNSYIKQLISSNAKNDSLNLALSNKLKRSLDNVADDDVQVKVLKGVVMISLSDKMLYKTGDYNILPAAQEVLGKVAKVINDYDKYSVLIEGNTDNAPLSSPNLPRDNWDLSALRGTAIAKVLQTQFGVDPARITAGGRSEYNPKATNMSVSGRAENRRTEIIIMPKLDEFMKLMDITPKK
- a CDS encoding O-methyltransferase, which codes for MSFFEEKNPEMDRYLETHASSEPEILKKLRRETYQKTTQPHMISGYQQGRLLTIISQMIQPENILEIGTFTGYATLCLTTGLAKNGRITTLDVNEDLAYLPKKYFEESEYAAQIDFKLQDAKEFLRETDEIFDLVFIDADKENYAEYFRLIKPRTKSGSVVMFDNVLWYGKVLEENPKQKSTQVIKELNDLIAKDDDFENLILPLRDGVNFLRRK
- a CDS encoding C40 family peptidase, producing MDKGICNVTVAPVRAENSDKAEIVTEILFGESADILEVNKNWTRIKMHYDGYEGWMDTKQLKPVTDEELAERKVTVVTEDFSSVLMNDGKILLSMGSEVEFPVVASRRSHDLRESIALTAKEFLNVPYLWGGKSFFAIDCSGFTQLVYKIHDIKLPRDTYQQAEVGEPLTFVEESQPGDLAFFENPEGRIIHVGIMLDNQRIIHASGKVRIDTLDSTGIFNKEMNKHTHKLRVIKNVL
- a CDS encoding protein-disulfide reductase DsbD family protein, which codes for MKFRNWFLVVLLFLAAGINAQIKNPVKFKFTVNDLGNNQYEAVLNATMESGWHIYSKDLPEDTGIPTEYKVSGKNIELIGKFTEVGKKHEEFSEAFGGTIVFYSNSAGFKQKFKLKDPTKPADVISEITYQTCDDRVCLAPNTLEFNQKVTPKGATEEATQEKTEAPKDSVKDVETIVADPVKGEVKVAEASKLDPKQLKIATIDFQKPLTDCGTATEKVGENYWTYLFLGFIGGLIALLTPCVFPMIPLTVSFFTKGTKNKAKGKRDALIYGFFILLIFVLLSLPFHLIDGIAGNIFNEISTSVWLNIAFFIIFIFFAGSFFGYYDITLPSSIANKSSKAEEAGGIIGIFFMALTLVIVSFSCTGPILGSLLGSAVTGSANVSMLLTFALAGFGLAWAIVFGLLALFPQALQSLPKSGGWMNTVKVVLGFVELALALKFLSKADLVSKTFLLKRELFIAIWIVIALGLALYLFGLIRFPHDDKKPKISVTRKILGVLGIGFVIYLIQGLMPSERPKLQLLSGILPPLNVSYFHDEKDGILGMHPEHDFFKAIELAKKENKPILIDFTGYGCENCRKMEEFVWSEPDILPILQNDVVLASLYVDDKEELPEDQKTKIDLGDGQVKKVKTIGDRWSLFQQVNFNNNSQPHYVLVTPDGKVINTPVSGYMPKEDFRKFLECGVNYYKTTK
- the tilS gene encoding tRNA lysidine(34) synthetase TilS, translated to MEKFSFKNQLEKLVRNPENHSYLLAVSGGADSMVLASLFQCLGFTYQVAHINYRLRGEDSDLDQKTVQDFCEKNHVPFHLYQVSEKDKKPENSIQLWAREIRYSFFREIREQENLEFLVTAHHLNDQLETFIINLSKASGINGLSGIPADRNNVLRPLLHFSKKEIYEYAEENGIHFREDLSNKKNDYLRNKIRNEIVPGLLETNEHFLENFKKSSSYLNQTRDFVEKQIAEIENKITLFNPEHKILSKDKLSKESAFVQFEILKKYGFDQEEEIPKIFSSENGSSFFSKDYQLIINRDELIFINKDKKQETVHEILLAENFDFSKNQMSISLENTIENIEGINNSFEWYFDAAKLQFPLRLRKQQDGDEFYPAGFSGKKKVSKFFRDEKLSILARPKIWILCDSNNSVLGIIPFRQDRRYANDEKTQRILKILMKRKNEI